A DNA window from Mauremys reevesii isolate NIE-2019 linkage group 17, ASM1616193v1, whole genome shotgun sequence contains the following coding sequences:
- the LOC120384952 gene encoding paraneoplastic antigen Ma1 homolog, with translation MNIDPRNCLLVTGVLEAVDEGSIEPTLRSSTEYLRKCKMRGRMFVREEGAFAVLCELPSAVDPLQVPGSIAVEDGEWKVITTGSQPSPAPTPDVEFLKKMSAFLGKEGKTLADMAGLLGLKPEAPQQEPAPSPDEWVKALGRALEKVMPPHPESSPYRKLRLFSGGPTPIPGEEAFEPWLEHTTEMLQEWAVPDAEKRRRLVECLRGPALDVIRTLKLGNPGVKVKDCLEALDHAFGRTEGPEDAYCKFLNARQQRGEKGSAYIQRLEKLLQRAIMRGAVAVEQMDRTRLAQVVRGIQYQNPILLHLRLRERQDNPPSYSCLIKEVREEEERQAAGEVWEVQQHQATGTTSMRTPKALMVNPQEELIQQVQALTQKVTELENTFDSAKTLRCKEPSGTMVQRTTFRTSAPPRQQGKGQSFFCYRCGQGGHIAARCQNAENPMLVYQKLRTSWGKSGNGPRAWEGSCLGLQDVEAPLEGTMWPESPQD, from the coding sequence ATGAATATTGACCCCAGGAACTGTCTTCTGGTAACGGGGGTGCTGGAGGCAGTTGATGAGGGCTCAATTGAACCTACCTTAAGGTCATCCACTGAGTACCTGCGTAAGTGCAAAATGCGTGGGCGCATGTttgtgagggaggagggggcttttGCTGTACTGTGTGAGCTGCCCTCGGCTGTGGACCCTCTACAGGTTCCAGGCTCGATAGCAGTGGAAGATGGTGAGTGGAAGGTAATAACCACTGGGAGCCAGCCCTCACCAGCccctacccctgatgtagagtttttaaagaaaatgtcggcctttttggggaaagagggaaaaaCTTTGGCTGATATGGCGGGTCTGTTGGGCCTTAAGCCGGAAGCCCCACAACAggagcctgctccttcacctgaTGAGTGGGTGAAGGCTTTGGGGCGAGCATTAGAGAAAGTTATGCCACCCCACCCTGAGTCAAGCCCCTATCGTAAGCTGAGGTTGTTTTCTGGGGGTCCCACCCCAATACCTGGGGAGGAAGCATttgagccctggctggagcacaccACTGAGATGCTGCAGGAGTGGGCGGTGCCTGATGCTGAAAAGAGAAGGCGACTAGTAGAGTGTCTCAGGGGGCCAGCCCTAGATGTGATTCGCACCCTAAAGCTCGGTAACCCAGGGGTCAAGGTGAAGGACTGCCTGGAGGCCCTGGATCACGCCTTTGGGAGAACTGAGGGTCCAGAGGATGCTTATTGCAAGTTCCTCAATGCAAGGCAACAAAGGGGAGAGAAGGGTTCTGCCTATATCCAGAGGTTGGAGAAGTTATTACAGAGAGCCATCATGAGGGGAGCAGTAGCAGTTGAGCAAATGGACCGGACTAGATTGGCTCAGGTTGTGAGAGGAATTCAGTATCAGAACCCAATCCTTCTCCACCTTCGATTAAGGGAACGGCAAGATAATCCACCAAGTTACTCTTGCCTGATAAAAGAGGTCCGAGAGGAAGAAGAGAGGCAGGCAGCTGGCGAGGTTTGGGAGGTGCAGCAACACCAGGCAACTGGCACAACATCCATGCGGACGCCCAAGGCACTAATGGTGAATCCTCAAGAGGAACTTATCCAGCAAGTGCAGGCCCTGACACAGAAAGTGACTGAACTAGAGAATACCTTTGATTCAGCAAAGACTTTGAGGTGCAAGGAACCCTCTGGTACCATGGTCCAGAGGACTACGTTTAGAACCTCTGCACCACCCCGTCAGCAAGGGAAAGGACAATCCTTCTTCTGCTACCGGTGTGGCCAGGGTGGGCACATTGCTGCAAGGTGTCAGAATGCAGAGAATCCCATGCTGGTATATCAAAAGCTGAGGACCTCCTGGGGAAAGTCGGGAAATGGCCCCAGGGCCTGGGAAGGGAGCTGCCTAGGCCTGCAGGATGTGGAGGCTCCCCTGGAAGGAACCATGTGGCCCGAATCCCCCCAGGATTGA